The proteins below come from a single Tachypleus tridentatus isolate NWPU-2018 chromosome 13, ASM421037v1, whole genome shotgun sequence genomic window:
- the LOC143238727 gene encoding uncharacterized protein LOC143238727 isoform X2 has protein sequence MLEKVHYIKSHKDIENLVCSISKKRRLDDLFCVEYGNANQVSDITSTSGYLADHNAVGVNTGGDLNNCTSINPYIVPSTSNPYGCQQTSQNGVSAAPLGVQKKIVRAQAAKLLDTYQQQNGLKRKSHELEDAIGLQHQVLQPHQTKQIEDRAQHTHHRHQVHHKSSAAVVPITSTKKFSTTTTTITTAPATSKNSSSNTEGDYQLVQHEVLYSATNQYEVLEFLGRGTFGQVVKCWKKGTNEIVAIKILKNHPSYARQGQIEVSILHRLSQESADEFNFIRAYECFTHKNHTCLVFEMLEQNLYDFLKQNKFSPLPLKYIRPILQQVLTALLKLKQLGLIHADLKPENIMLVDPVRHPFRVKVIDFGSASHVSKAVCSTYLQSRYYRAPEIILGLPFCEAIDMWSLGCVIAELFLGWPLYPGSSEYDQIRYISQTQGLPAEHMLNNATKTTRFFYRETDSNYPFWRLKTPEEHEAETNIKSKEARKYIFNCLDDMAQVNVPTDLEGGELLAEKVDRREFIDLLKRMLTLDQERRITPGEALNHNFVSLNHLMDYAHCNNVKASVQMMEVCRRNRHAYDQNGNQVPVMSNFGSSSSNVAITFNNQLSNLQNQYQLQPTSFYQPAHQVAQPQQMNIPQQQSQARVNGVAAVQGNQYVASAARAADPFQQASQSLCVSSILCPPYQGLNSPAKHMVPMVAQAAQALQIQPSLLTQVGTQQYVPVSVVEQNGRQMLLTNAVQSSWGANRQMFVPSWQQLPTQRTIQQQVLSDSEVWSRSLVLERAALLPEQAAVIPVATALAAPGLQQPWGMVAAANPNPTHCYVSSSHQQQQALVDHHGASGAIQMASSKRITKTRTGKEKEISSTQLSPVKKRVKEGTPPKWDSIPQSHKGSSTYHSNKVVTSSSGNVRRTSPHLGGVQWSSEVKSGKNVKKKVMYSPEHQHTIVIRDTPSPAYSVVILSSDSEDENESPACCTNKDRGPVVNVKNPVQKTSTLGPSSVAATTCASVLPLTPESEAGIYSLQSTPRQTHLSLPNKPRGNGSYQTRKNVVSCVTVPDSDSDGHYSPVRNLPNFTSNVVVKVIKPEPHRDRDNLPVTTIQKKRLLAKAQAHSHSQLVSQSDILPTFPTKREVSSVGEEEQIPIAMIHQKQTIGNHEHGSGVGRIDYCGQYGLGRSERELPHYTRHQVQNLEGERLLKCSGSPVLMRDGRTLLPGTAAQLVNGVLGSGSGVRHAGPSAHLSPVQHVGQPFYLATNSQADLYREYCRPTVYVTSSLTQPAYIPTTTQQKYVLAPGAGGPFPATQLPVPPPAHHHTSNRSVMAAAVPYPAAHPLPAHLQPASAAPAVLPSSSISLTSFPAAAQPPPPYGYSVNPLSPGKSQYQHLYQMFGE, from the exons ATGCTTGAGAAAGTGCATTATATAAAATCACACAAAGATATTGAAAACTTAGTGTGTTCTATTTCAAAGAAGAGGAGATTAGATGACCTGTTCTG tgTAGAATATGGGAATGCAAACCAAGTTAGTGATATTACTTCAACAAGTGGATATTTGGCTGACCATAATGCAGTTGGAGTAAACACTGGGGGAGATCTAAATAATTGCACTAGTATTAATCCATACATTGTGCCTTCCACAAGTAATCCTTATGGCTGTCAACAAACCTCCCAGAATGGAGTGTCAGCTGCTCCCCTTGGAGTTCAGAAAAAAATTGTGCGTGCTCAAGCAGCCAAACTGCTAGACACCTACCag CAACAAAATGGTTTGAAACGCAAATCACATGAGCTTGAAGATGCGATAGGTTTGCAACATCAAGTGTTACAACCTCACCAAACGAAACAAATAGAAGATAGAGCCCAACACACACACCATCGGCATCAAGTGCACCATAAAAGTTCTGCTGCAGTTGTGCCTATAACCTCAACAAAAAAATTCTCGACAACAACTACAACTATCACCACGGCGCCTGCAACATCAAAAAATAGCTCCTCCAATACTGAGGGGGACTATCAGCTTGTACAACATGAAGTTTTATACTCGGCCACAAACCAGTATGAGGTACTGGAATTTTTGGGACGGGGGACCTTTGGTCAG GTGGTCAAATGCTGGAAGAAAGGGACCAATGAAATTGTGGCTATCAAAATCTTAAAGAATCATCCCTCTTATGCACGTCAAGGGCAGATCGAAGTCAGTATTTTGCATCGATTGAGCCAAGAAAGTGCAGATGAG TTCAACTTTATTCGGGCATATGAGTGCTTCACCCACAAGAATCACACTTGCCTGGTGTTTGAGATGCTAGAGCAAAACTTGTATGACTTTCTGAAACAGAACAAATTCAGTCCACTTCCTCTGAAGTACATCCGTCCCATTCTACAACAAGTGCTTACAGCTCTACTCAAGTTGAAG CAACTTGGACTAATCCATGCTGATCTTAAACCAGAAAATATCATGTTGGTGGATCCTGTACGCCATCCTTTTAGGGTAAAAGTGATTGACTTTGGCTCAGCTAGCCACGTGTCCAAAGCTGTGTGCTCAACATATCTTCAGTCAAGATATTATAG GGCTCCTGAAATTATTCTTGGCTTGCCATTCTGTGAAGCAATTGACATGTGGTCGTTAGGCTGTGTGATAGCTGAGCTCTTTCTGGGGTGGCCTCTTTACCCTGGGTCTTCTGAGTATGACCAG ataagATACATTAGTCAGACCCAAGGACTGCCAGCAGAACACATGTTAAATAATGCTACAAAGACAACTCGTTTTTTCTATAGGGAAACAGACAGCAACTATCCATTCTGGAGATTAAAA ACCCCAGAAGAACATGAAGCAGAAACTAACATTAAGTCTAAAGAAGCTagaaaatatatctttaactGTCTTGATGACATGGCACAG gtAAATGTGCCAACTGATTTAGAAGGTGGAGAGCTGCTAGCTGAGAAGGTAGATCGAAGAGAGTTCATTGACCTACTCAAAAGAATGTTAACTTTAGACCAGGAAAGAAGAATTACCCCTGGTGAAgctttaaatcataattttgtcTCTCTCAACCATCTTATGGATTATGCACATTGTAATAA TGTGAAGGCTTCAGTTCAGATGATGGAAGTTTGTCGAAGAAACAGACATGCATATGACCAAAATGGTAACCAAGTGCCAGTAATGAGTAACTTTGGTTCTTCATCCAGTAATGTAGCTATCACATTCAATAATCAACTAAGCAACCTGCAGAATCAg TACCAGCTGCAACCAACAAGTTTTTATCAGCCTGCTCATCAGGTGGCACAGCCACAGCAAATGAACATTCCTCAACAACAGTCACAGGCAAGAGTCAATGGAGTTGCTGCAGTACAGGGAAACCAGTATGTTGCTTCTGCTGCCCGTGCTGCCGATCCTTTCCAACAGGCTTCTCAGTCTCTTTGTGTCTCTTCCATATTGTGCCCTCCTTATCAAG GGCTAAACTCACCAGCTAAGCACATGGTACCAATGGTTGCTCAGGCAGCCCAGGCTTTACAGATACAACCATCGCTACTTACTCAG GTGGGAACTCAGCAGTATGTGCCAGTTTCTGTGGTTGAGCAGAATGGGAGACAGATGCTTCTGACA AATGCTGTGCAGTCAAGTTGGGGAGCTAATCGTCAGATGTTTGTTCCATCTTGGCAACAACTGCCAACCCAGCGAACCATCCAACAACAAGTATTGTCAGACTCAGAGGTGTGGAGCCGTTCACTAGTTCTTGAAAGAGCAGCATTGTTACCTGAGCAGGCTGCCGTCATACCTGTG GCCACAGCATTGGCAGCTCCAGGGCTTCAACAACCTTGGGGAATGGTAGCAGCTGCAAACCCTAACCCTACTCATTGCTATGTTAGTAGCAGCCATCAACAACAGCAAGCTCTTGTGGATCACCATGGAGCCAGTGGAGCAATACAGATGGCTTCATCTAAAAGGATCACTAAAACTAG GACTGGGAAGGAGAAAGAGATAAGTAGCACCCAACTTTCACCTGTGAAGAAACGTGTCAAGGAAGGAACTCCTCCTAAATGGGATTCAATACCCCAGAGTCACAAAGGCTCTAGCACCTACCATTCAAATAAAGTGGTGACTAGTAGTAGCGGTAATGTACGACGCACGAGCCCACATCTTGGAGGTGTGCAATGGTCCAGTGAAGTAAAATCAGGAAAAAATGT GAAGAAGAAAGTAATGTACTCCCCTGAACATCAACATACTATTGTGATCAGAGATACACCAAGTCCTGCATACAGTGTGGTGATTTTGAGCTCGGACTCTGAGGATGAAAATGAAAGTCCTGCTTG CTGTACAAACAAAGATAGAGGTCCTGTAGTGAATGTCAAGAATCCTGTTCAGAAGACATCAACTTTAGGTCCATCGTCAGTTGCTGCCACAACTTGTGCCAGTGTTCTTCCATTAACACCAGAATCTGAAGCTGGAATCTACAGCTTGCAGTCCACACCAAGACaaa CCCATCTTTCTTTGCCTAATAAGCCTCGAGGAAATGGAAGTTACCAAACTCGAAAGAATGTTGTTAGCTGTGTTACAGTCCCTGATTCGGACTCTGATGGCCACTACAGCCCAGTTCGAAATTTACCAAATTTCACTTCAAACGTTGTTGTGAAAGTAATCAAACCAGAACCACACAGAGATAGAGACAA ccTCCCAGTAACTACTATTCAGAAGAAGCGACTTCTGGCTAAGGCCCAGGCACACTCCCACAGCCAGTTAGTTTCTCAATCAGATATTTTACCAACATTTCCCACAAAACGAGAAGTCAGCAGCGTGGGTGAAGAAGAGCAGATACCTATTGCAATGATTCATCAGAAACAAACTATTGGAAATCATGAACATGGGTCAGGAGTAGGAAGAATAGACTATTGTGGTCAGTATGGACTAGGTAGAAGTGAAAGGGAGCTTCCACACTACACTCGTCATCAGGTACAAAACTTGGAAGGAGAGCGTTTGCTTAAGTGTTCAGGATCACCTGTTCTCATGAGAGATGGG AGAACTTTACTACCAGGAACTGCTGCTCAGTTAGTTAATGGAGTTTTGGGTTCAGGAAGTGGAGTAAGGCATGCCGGCCCTTCAGCACATCTTTCTCCGGTCCAGCATGTGGGGCAACCTTTTTATCTGGCTACTAACTCTCAGGCCGATCTGTATAG AGAGTATTGTCGGCCAACTGTGTATGTGACATCCAGCCTGACTCAGCCTGCATATATTCCAACTACCACACAACAGAAATACGTTCTTGCCCCAGGAGCTGGGGGACCATTCCCAGCAACCCAACTTCCTGTTCCTCCTCCAGCCCACCATCACACCTCTAACCGGTCTGTAATGGCTGCTGCAGTTCCCTACCCTGCTGCTCATCCTCTACCTGCTCACTTGCAACCAGCCTCTGCTGCTCCTGCTGTGCTTCCAAGCTCTTCCATATCTCTCACATCATTTCCGGCTGCTGCCCAACCACCACCTCCGTATGGCTACAGTGTCAACCCTTTGAGCCCTGGAAAGTCCCAATATCAGCACTTGTATCAGATGTTTGGAGAGTAG
- the LOC143238727 gene encoding uncharacterized protein LOC143238727 isoform X5, with amino-acid sequence MLEKVHYIKSHKDIENLVCSISKKRRLDDLFCVEYGNANQVSDITSTSGYLADHNAVGVNTGGDLNNCTSINPYIVPSTSNPYGCQQTSQNGVSAAPLGVQKKIVRAQAAKLLDTYQQQNGLKRKSHELEDAIGLQHQVLQPHQTKQIEDRAQHTHHRHQVHHKSSAAVVPITSTKKFSTTTTTITTAPATSKNSSSNTEGDYQLVQHEVLYSATNQYEVLEFLGRGTFGQVVKCWKKGTNEIVAIKILKNHPSYARQGQIEVSILHRLSQESADEFNFIRAYECFTHKNHTCLVFEMLEQNLYDFLKQNKFSPLPLKYIRPILQQVLTALLKLKQLGLIHADLKPENIMLVDPVRHPFRVKVIDFGSASHVSKAVCSTYLQSRYYRAPEIILGLPFCEAIDMWSLGCVIAELFLGWPLYPGSSEYDQIRYISQTQGLPAEHMLNNATKTTRFFYRETDSNYPFWRLKTPEEHEAETNIKSKEARKYIFNCLDDMAQVNVPTDLEGGELLAEKVDRREFIDLLKRMLTLDQERRITPGEALNHNFVSLNHLMDYAHCNNVKASVQMMEVCRRNRHAYDQNGNQVPVMSNFGSSSSNVAITFNNQLSNLQNQYQLQPTSFYQPAHQVAQPQQMNIPQQQSQARVNGVAAVQGNQYVASAARAADPFQQASQSLCVSSILCPPYQGLNSPAKHMVPMVAQAAQALQIQPSLLTQVGTQQYVPVSVVEQNGRQMLLTNAVQSSWGANRQMFVPSWQQLPTQRTIQQQVLSDSEVWSRSLVLERAALLPEQAAVIPVQATALAAPGLQQPWGMVAAANPNPTHCYVSSSHQQQQALVDHHGASGAIQMASSKRITKTRTGKEKEISSTQLSPVKKRVKEGTPPKWDSIPQSHKGSSTYHSNKVVTSSSGNVRRTSPHLGGVQWSSEVKSGKNVKKKVMYSPEHQHTIVIRDTPSPAYSVVILSSDSEDENESPACCTNKDRGPVVNVKNPVQKTSTLGPSSVAATTCASVLPLTPESEAGIYSLQSTPRQTHLSLPNKPRGNGSYQTRKNVVSCVTVPDSDSDGHYSPVRNLPNFTSNVVVKVIKPEPHRDRDNLPVTTIQKKRLLAKAQAHSHSQLVSQSDILPTFPTKREVSSVGEEEQIPIAMIHQKQTIGNHEHGSGVGRIDYCGQYGLGRSERELPHYTRHQRTLLPGTAAQLVNGVLGSGSGVRHAGPSAHLSPVQHVGQPFYLATNSQADLYREYCRPTVYVTSSLTQPAYIPTTTQQKYVLAPGAGGPFPATQLPVPPPAHHHTSNRSVMAAAVPYPAAHPLPAHLQPASAAPAVLPSSSISLTSFPAAAQPPPPYGYSVNPLSPGKSQYQHLYQMFGE; translated from the exons ATGCTTGAGAAAGTGCATTATATAAAATCACACAAAGATATTGAAAACTTAGTGTGTTCTATTTCAAAGAAGAGGAGATTAGATGACCTGTTCTG tgTAGAATATGGGAATGCAAACCAAGTTAGTGATATTACTTCAACAAGTGGATATTTGGCTGACCATAATGCAGTTGGAGTAAACACTGGGGGAGATCTAAATAATTGCACTAGTATTAATCCATACATTGTGCCTTCCACAAGTAATCCTTATGGCTGTCAACAAACCTCCCAGAATGGAGTGTCAGCTGCTCCCCTTGGAGTTCAGAAAAAAATTGTGCGTGCTCAAGCAGCCAAACTGCTAGACACCTACCag CAACAAAATGGTTTGAAACGCAAATCACATGAGCTTGAAGATGCGATAGGTTTGCAACATCAAGTGTTACAACCTCACCAAACGAAACAAATAGAAGATAGAGCCCAACACACACACCATCGGCATCAAGTGCACCATAAAAGTTCTGCTGCAGTTGTGCCTATAACCTCAACAAAAAAATTCTCGACAACAACTACAACTATCACCACGGCGCCTGCAACATCAAAAAATAGCTCCTCCAATACTGAGGGGGACTATCAGCTTGTACAACATGAAGTTTTATACTCGGCCACAAACCAGTATGAGGTACTGGAATTTTTGGGACGGGGGACCTTTGGTCAG GTGGTCAAATGCTGGAAGAAAGGGACCAATGAAATTGTGGCTATCAAAATCTTAAAGAATCATCCCTCTTATGCACGTCAAGGGCAGATCGAAGTCAGTATTTTGCATCGATTGAGCCAAGAAAGTGCAGATGAG TTCAACTTTATTCGGGCATATGAGTGCTTCACCCACAAGAATCACACTTGCCTGGTGTTTGAGATGCTAGAGCAAAACTTGTATGACTTTCTGAAACAGAACAAATTCAGTCCACTTCCTCTGAAGTACATCCGTCCCATTCTACAACAAGTGCTTACAGCTCTACTCAAGTTGAAG CAACTTGGACTAATCCATGCTGATCTTAAACCAGAAAATATCATGTTGGTGGATCCTGTACGCCATCCTTTTAGGGTAAAAGTGATTGACTTTGGCTCAGCTAGCCACGTGTCCAAAGCTGTGTGCTCAACATATCTTCAGTCAAGATATTATAG GGCTCCTGAAATTATTCTTGGCTTGCCATTCTGTGAAGCAATTGACATGTGGTCGTTAGGCTGTGTGATAGCTGAGCTCTTTCTGGGGTGGCCTCTTTACCCTGGGTCTTCTGAGTATGACCAG ataagATACATTAGTCAGACCCAAGGACTGCCAGCAGAACACATGTTAAATAATGCTACAAAGACAACTCGTTTTTTCTATAGGGAAACAGACAGCAACTATCCATTCTGGAGATTAAAA ACCCCAGAAGAACATGAAGCAGAAACTAACATTAAGTCTAAAGAAGCTagaaaatatatctttaactGTCTTGATGACATGGCACAG gtAAATGTGCCAACTGATTTAGAAGGTGGAGAGCTGCTAGCTGAGAAGGTAGATCGAAGAGAGTTCATTGACCTACTCAAAAGAATGTTAACTTTAGACCAGGAAAGAAGAATTACCCCTGGTGAAgctttaaatcataattttgtcTCTCTCAACCATCTTATGGATTATGCACATTGTAATAA TGTGAAGGCTTCAGTTCAGATGATGGAAGTTTGTCGAAGAAACAGACATGCATATGACCAAAATGGTAACCAAGTGCCAGTAATGAGTAACTTTGGTTCTTCATCCAGTAATGTAGCTATCACATTCAATAATCAACTAAGCAACCTGCAGAATCAg TACCAGCTGCAACCAACAAGTTTTTATCAGCCTGCTCATCAGGTGGCACAGCCACAGCAAATGAACATTCCTCAACAACAGTCACAGGCAAGAGTCAATGGAGTTGCTGCAGTACAGGGAAACCAGTATGTTGCTTCTGCTGCCCGTGCTGCCGATCCTTTCCAACAGGCTTCTCAGTCTCTTTGTGTCTCTTCCATATTGTGCCCTCCTTATCAAG GGCTAAACTCACCAGCTAAGCACATGGTACCAATGGTTGCTCAGGCAGCCCAGGCTTTACAGATACAACCATCGCTACTTACTCAG GTGGGAACTCAGCAGTATGTGCCAGTTTCTGTGGTTGAGCAGAATGGGAGACAGATGCTTCTGACA AATGCTGTGCAGTCAAGTTGGGGAGCTAATCGTCAGATGTTTGTTCCATCTTGGCAACAACTGCCAACCCAGCGAACCATCCAACAACAAGTATTGTCAGACTCAGAGGTGTGGAGCCGTTCACTAGTTCTTGAAAGAGCAGCATTGTTACCTGAGCAGGCTGCCGTCATACCTGTG CAGGCCACAGCATTGGCAGCTCCAGGGCTTCAACAACCTTGGGGAATGGTAGCAGCTGCAAACCCTAACCCTACTCATTGCTATGTTAGTAGCAGCCATCAACAACAGCAAGCTCTTGTGGATCACCATGGAGCCAGTGGAGCAATACAGATGGCTTCATCTAAAAGGATCACTAAAACTAG GACTGGGAAGGAGAAAGAGATAAGTAGCACCCAACTTTCACCTGTGAAGAAACGTGTCAAGGAAGGAACTCCTCCTAAATGGGATTCAATACCCCAGAGTCACAAAGGCTCTAGCACCTACCATTCAAATAAAGTGGTGACTAGTAGTAGCGGTAATGTACGACGCACGAGCCCACATCTTGGAGGTGTGCAATGGTCCAGTGAAGTAAAATCAGGAAAAAATGT GAAGAAGAAAGTAATGTACTCCCCTGAACATCAACATACTATTGTGATCAGAGATACACCAAGTCCTGCATACAGTGTGGTGATTTTGAGCTCGGACTCTGAGGATGAAAATGAAAGTCCTGCTTG CTGTACAAACAAAGATAGAGGTCCTGTAGTGAATGTCAAGAATCCTGTTCAGAAGACATCAACTTTAGGTCCATCGTCAGTTGCTGCCACAACTTGTGCCAGTGTTCTTCCATTAACACCAGAATCTGAAGCTGGAATCTACAGCTTGCAGTCCACACCAAGACaaa CCCATCTTTCTTTGCCTAATAAGCCTCGAGGAAATGGAAGTTACCAAACTCGAAAGAATGTTGTTAGCTGTGTTACAGTCCCTGATTCGGACTCTGATGGCCACTACAGCCCAGTTCGAAATTTACCAAATTTCACTTCAAACGTTGTTGTGAAAGTAATCAAACCAGAACCACACAGAGATAGAGACAA ccTCCCAGTAACTACTATTCAGAAGAAGCGACTTCTGGCTAAGGCCCAGGCACACTCCCACAGCCAGTTAGTTTCTCAATCAGATATTTTACCAACATTTCCCACAAAACGAGAAGTCAGCAGCGTGGGTGAAGAAGAGCAGATACCTATTGCAATGATTCATCAGAAACAAACTATTGGAAATCATGAACATGGGTCAGGAGTAGGAAGAATAGACTATTGTGGTCAGTATGGACTAGGTAGAAGTGAAAGGGAGCTTCCACACTACACTCGTCATCAG AGAACTTTACTACCAGGAACTGCTGCTCAGTTAGTTAATGGAGTTTTGGGTTCAGGAAGTGGAGTAAGGCATGCCGGCCCTTCAGCACATCTTTCTCCGGTCCAGCATGTGGGGCAACCTTTTTATCTGGCTACTAACTCTCAGGCCGATCTGTATAG AGAGTATTGTCGGCCAACTGTGTATGTGACATCCAGCCTGACTCAGCCTGCATATATTCCAACTACCACACAACAGAAATACGTTCTTGCCCCAGGAGCTGGGGGACCATTCCCAGCAACCCAACTTCCTGTTCCTCCTCCAGCCCACCATCACACCTCTAACCGGTCTGTAATGGCTGCTGCAGTTCCCTACCCTGCTGCTCATCCTCTACCTGCTCACTTGCAACCAGCCTCTGCTGCTCCTGCTGTGCTTCCAAGCTCTTCCATATCTCTCACATCATTTCCGGCTGCTGCCCAACCACCACCTCCGTATGGCTACAGTGTCAACCCTTTGAGCCCTGGAAAGTCCCAATATCAGCACTTGTATCAGATGTTTGGAGAGTAG